From the Perca fluviatilis chromosome 11, GENO_Pfluv_1.0, whole genome shotgun sequence genome, the window CCTCCAGGGCTATCAGCTCATTCTCCTGGTTCTCTATGGCCAAGCAGAAGAACAAGCTTGCATACCTGAGGAAAAGGTGACACGGTGAGGACTTGCAGCTGATATTAATATAAGAGTTCTAAATGATATATACGGCAGGGGTAACTATGATTGGAAAAGAGACTAGTGGTCCTGCTGCTTCAGAAGCAGATTAAGTAATTGAACTAGAAAAACAGACATGCGGGTGGGGGGGGGATAAAAGATTATTTACCTCTTGTAAATAATCTTCAGGTCTTTCCAGTGCAGGAAGTTACAGGAGCGGGGTTGCCGTGCCAACACCATTGTGGTCATGTCCCTGATAATCTTCTTCTTCTCACGTTCCGATATGGGAGTGAACCACTTCTGCAGACGCAGCTTCCCCTGGCGACTGAAGAGCAGCAGGAAGCGCATCTagcaacacagacacacggcACGGGTCAGAGGGGCAACCGTGGCGCATGAAGAACCGTGGGGGtgactcgtgtgtgtgtgtgtgtgtgcgcatggaCAAATACGCACACATGTTGGCACAAAGTCTTGGCAGAGGATATTAATAACTACCCTTCAACACACAAACCAAGGGTCAAATGAGTGGTTTCCTGTTGTCATGGCTCATTAAAGAGTAACTCCACGGACCCAAAACATCGCAGGGGGCAATAAGGATTTGGGTTTCGGATGTTTATATAATGTGATTCCAGTGGAAATAGATTTGGCTACGTGTCAAAATGGACATTAATCCCCCCATCTCTATTGGAATCACGCTGACCCACCAATTCCTTTAAATCTTCCTTTCATTGTTGAGGTAAGAGGGAATATAAGGTtaaattaattgattttttttttttattaacattgtCTTACAGACCCACCAGTCTAAGGCACagataatgtactgtatatagcctACTCATGTTGTGCAACAAGCACCGTTCCAACCCGCCAACATTTCTCTGAAAGCCCATTTCCCATGTGTTGTTATGCTGCAGCCATGGTAAAAGGCTTCTTAGAATTGAGTATACGACCCAACAGAACATATGGATTTGACGAATTGTTCAAATACCAAATATGGGACCAAATACAATATGGGACATattgttgtaaacattttttctctaactttgtagtcattttgtaGCCAATTTTAGAGTTCAATTTCAACAACTTCAAAAAGAACAATACCTAGAGGCGTTATCAGGATTATAAAACCACATATACTGTAGCCTACAACATTGACATAAAACCACATTAGGCTACTAGAAAAACAGCAGTCCTACAACCAGTCCTCATTCTGCTACTTCCAGGTGGCTGCAGATCTGCTGaaactctgttcttttaaatcaaggttGAAGACTTTTCTGTTTGACGCTGCATTATTCttattttctcttctctttaaaATTGCTCTCTTATGTTTtacgtaaagcactttgaatcgcCTTGTTGCTGAAGTGTGTTATACAAATAAAACTAGCCTTTCCTTGCTTTATATCCCCTTGTCTGCCCATATGGAAATTAATATGGAAAAACTGCCACCAAGGTAGGACTCAACGACTGGCGGTGACCAAACCGGTTTTACTGAGGGGACCGGTTGAGAAAAAGGTAGCCTACACCTTACTTCCGGGCTGTCACTTTATGCCAATGAAAGcgcaataaaacacacaattaaACCTTATAGGCTACAATAGAAATGGAGCTGCTGTTGCTTGGCGGCctagcaaaaacaaacaagttcCCTGGTGTAAAAAGGAAGAGGTGTGTATGTGGCTCCTAGCTTTAGCTACCTATCAGGTGCGACAGGTGAACAGCCTGACGCTACCTTACAGCTTGTCGTGCGTATGAAACAACCACCAAAACACTTACCATTTTGACGCTGCGCCAAGAGTTAGAAAAGCTATGAAAAGAAGACAATAAATAATCACTTTAACCCTAACAAAGGGTCAACTGGTCCGGGTGAGCGCATATCTTATCCGTCGTCCGCTCCAGTCAGCGTGAAAGTTGGTTAACTCCGCCCTCGTTGCCGCCGGAGGAGCGGTGCCTGTCGGACGCGTCACCACACCTCACAAAAACCAACCTGGATGTGGTTATGTGTAGATTTGTGTTACAGGGGCTGCAGTCTCAGCCCCACCACAGCCTTTGAAGGTCTCCCACATGATTTGTACAGAGCATTTCAATAAATGAGCTGATAAAACGTAGGCTAACTAACTAAAATCACTTGACTGTCAGTGTCTGGCTGAGCGTTTTGGTGTTATTCCCATGTGGTGTCGGCAGAGAGCAGCAAGTGCTCCCTCTCTGTCCGCTTCATGTGATGCTCGTCTGTCACAGTGGTCGACCAAGGCGAGCTGATGCACTTCTTGGGATTAATATTCACTTGATAACATGTCTCTGTACCGAAATGCCATCTGGTTTTTGAACGGAATCCACCAATATACAAGGTCAGTCAACACACTGAGTCCTTCTGTTTCTGTTGAAGCCGAGTTGGTGTCTTTTAATGGACAAGCTGGCTTTGAATTCACCATTCAGCATGTTAATTGACTGGTTGGCTCCTGCTTCTACCAGCTGAGGAAGAAAACTCAAGGTCCATTGGCCCCAGCTGAGTTGGAAATGATTATCCATGCGTTTATAGATCATCTCGTCTTCACTGCACTTCTCTTTTCGCCTGCCTTAGTAAGACTTCCCTGAATCGCCTACAAGTGATGggccaaaatgtccaaaaggtCTCATGTTACTCCTTAGCTTGATTTCTTTACAATGGCTTCCAGTCAAATTTAGAATCCAGATCAAGGTCCGAGCCAGCATGCGTCTGCAGCAGGCCTCTGGTCCTCTGGGCAGGGTGTGTTGGTTGTTCCTCGCTCTCGGCTCAAGACTAAAGGAGACTGTGCTGTTGAGGTTGTTGCTCCTAAACTTTGGAAGTTTCTCCCATTGGACCTAAGATCTGTGGACActttatatatagatatatatatatatatatatatatatatatatatatatatatatatatatatatatatctatatctaaaaaaaaaaaaacagctgaagacCCATCTGTTtacttgcttttgttttttaatttgtctgAATTTCACgtcttttgttctgttttctacTTGctattgtgtttttctgttgtgaAGCACTTGTGACGTCTGCTCTTagaaggtgctatataaataaacttattatattACTTTGGAGATGTAAAGACATTGCTGTCAGGGGATGCTCAGGAAGTCAGTcaaagtgtgtatatatatatatatatatatatatatatagtctaaATTATTAGTCTTATACTTGTTGACTGTCTAAATATAGGATTTAttgtctgtaaaatgtatttcatgtcatttatttaaacctAAAGACTATCAAAGGTCTGATCAGCGTAtggcacacaccacacaaaccgGCCTTTATGTACAGTTACAATAGTCCCACTGACAGATGATGTGTCTTGAggatgacattcccatcagctgaTTCTACTGAAGCTAAAATTAGAAGatggaaaatagaaaaaaacattgcacATATTGATTAGTGTGTCGTCCTTGTGCCTTTTAGGAAGGGATATGAGGCAGCATTTAAAGACTTTGAGCCCCAAGACCTAGATGTGTCCGTTGTGGGAAGGTCTTTTATGATCACCGGCGCCAACAGTGGAATTGGCAGAGCAACAGCCATGGCTATAGCCAAGAAAGGTAAAAATGCGGAGGAGAGGAATGCTCTCTGCAATGCATTTGATATTGATAGTAAATAAACAATGTTTTGTTTCCAGGTGGGACAGTGCACATGGTGTGTAGGAACAAAGATAAAGCAGAAGAGGCCAGGGTGGACATCACTAGTGAGTCTGGGAATACGGTGAGCGTTGTTTGCCTTGAACATGCCTAACACTAAATGGGGGAAAGAAGTGACAAATTTCCTGATTTGTGCGTGAGGTGAGACCGATACCTATCTGGTTATTCCAGGAGGTATACATTCATATTGTGGACATGTCAGAGACACGCAAAGTCTGGGAGTTTGCAGAGGCCTTCAAGAAGCAGTATCCAGCCTTGAATGTGTTGGTAGGTGACGCTTGTACCCTTTAACCTTCATCACAAATCTGCCCTATAAACTAATGATGTTGTTCCTGTTTGATCTGACTTGTTTGTCGTGTATTTCATGACAGATAAATAATGCAGGGTGTATGGTGCACAAGAGAGAGCTTAATGCTGAGGGCCTGGAGAAGAACTTTGCTACAAACACTATGGGTGAGACTTCACTCTGTCACTCATGTCTTAAGAGTGCCATGCTGCTGTATATGTAACTGTGTTTTGACTCTCTCTTTAGGAGTGTACATCCTCACCCAGAGTCTCATACCACTTCTACAGAAGAGCCGGGATCCAAGGGTGGtatgcacgcacgcgcacgcacgcacacacagctcaTCTGCATCATGTGGACAGCATAATGCCACTTTTGTCCAGGCTCTAGTGGCTGTTGTCTAAACACACTGTGCCTCTTTTCTCCCTGCCTGTTAGATCACTGTGTCCTCAGGAGGCATGCTGGTCCAGAAACTCCGAGTCGATGACTTGCAGTCAGAGAAGGGCGACTTTGATGCCGTCATGGTCTACGCCCAGAACAAGGTAGGAGAGGACAATGTAATCCAGGTTATAAGACGGGTATATCTGTGTTGGAGTTCTCCTTACTTCTCACTGAGTTTGGATTTGTCTGTATAATGTGGTTGAACAGAAGACAAAAAGACATAAATTAGTAATGCAAAATCCATTTACAGCTGAGGTAACATTGTGTTGTTTCTTCCCAGAGACAGCAGGTAGTGCTGACACAACAGTGGGCCAAAGCTTACCCACTCATTCACTTTTCTGCCATGCATCCAGGCTGGGCAGATACACCAGGTACTGACTCATTAGGCAGCTGACCCAAAGGGCCTGAAAAGTATTGTTTCTGCTGGTAATTTttcttagttgttttttttccattctcAATAAAATCGCACATACTGTACTTGCACAGCAATATAGCGACAATTCTCCTGATGGGGGTGCTACAGCAAATGTCTACAGGGCATTGTTATACAGTAAATTGAGCCGGAATCAGTTATATTAAAATGGTGCTTACATGTTAATGCATGAATAATACTAATCCAATATTATAACATGTAATAAATTATGTAAAATTGACAGAGCCAATTTTGGCTTAACTTTCATActtttaagtacagtacattttgtaGAAACCTTGCTTGTTTGATATGcttcaatagaaaaaaaaaacaagtctgTCACTTTGTTACTAATTATTAgtctaaaaatacacacaccactAACCCTGGCTGATTTTTCCACCCATTTCCAGCCATTTCTACATCAATGCCTCAGTTCCACCAGATGATGGGGGAGAGGCTGCGCAGTGCAGAGCAAGGAGCCGACACGGTTGTGTGGTTGGCCTTGTCTAGAGCTGCTGCCAGAACATGTGGCGGGCAGTTCTTTCAAGGTGAACAGCATGAAGTGTCGACAGTTTCTTCCACAAAACACAGATATGTtcctttcatgttttttttttttatcttcttagATGAATTCTGACAGATTTGTGTTTTGCAGATCGTACGCCGGTTCCTGTCCACCTGCCTCTGGCCTGGACTCACAGTTCTGCTGAAGAGATTCAGAGTTTCATGACTCAGCTGGAGACTTTGGCCAGAGCCATATGTCACAACCTGATGTAGAGCTCATTCCAGACCTCAAGCGGTCTGAATTCTGATACAAATGTTACACCATATACTAAGTGACAAATTAATGCATTAGCTTAAATAAGAtcaatttctgaaaaaaaaaaaaaaacatttgtctaATGTGCTTCCTAATTCTACACAGCATTATGTTCAGGACAGTGCATAGCTCAGGGTCACTTGATTAATCTGTGATGTGAAGATGTGGTAACTGGACTGTTTGCATTGAAAATGTACTATTGAATTAAAGACAAAAGTAGATTTGGATGAAATCTCTCAATAGCAGTTACTGAACACATGTAACAACATGCCTATTAAGATAAAACATCTACTGGGTTATCTGCTGGATGTGAATTGGAAAAGTGTGTCACTGCACCATAATCTACAGCGCTTACATATTTGTTGTCTGCTCCCGTTCAAATTTCTCAATCCTCACAATGAGCCAATTTGGGCTCAAAATATTGCACTTTTCTTCACGTTATAAAGTAgaaaaaagcagcagcagataACACTGTTGTAAGTCCTTTGGGAGAGAGATTTCAGTTACAATCTTTAGACCGAATTGATGTTTTCGTACTTACTGCAATGTAAAAATCACAATGGGGATATGTATCTAAGAGTCAAATGTAGCAGAACATTTCTGTGAAAAACTACAGAGCATCAATACtcactatttttattttgtaacaaTCCACATTTgctgtttttaataattttattatttttttttatacagtattgAAACAAAAATAATGTGGTGCATTCACATTTTCCCAAGGGATTCTTTGCAAGTTTGATCTCTACAAGGGTAAAACAGTGAAAAGCTTGAAGCTGGATCCATCCATATTAAAACTCACAGGGAATAGGAAGACTGGGCCTGATTTAAAAATCATCTACAAGTtttgatggattttttttcctgcGCTGACATTTTCTTCCCACATTTATGCGTTTTACTGTGTTTTTGTAAGGGAGGATGAATCAGGTTCCCAGCATTTGTCTTTAAAAGAAACTTCCAGTCCATGCGTAACAACAGtccaaagaaaacaacaaatcccgcccccgcccccccaatccagtctcttcctcctctcatcCACAGTTCATCTTCTATGCAACGTAGGTGTACACTTTGCGATCTTCTGGCGTCCTTGCCAAGTATTCTCTTTCTATTAGTCCTTCTATACGCTTTTTAATTACAACAGGGCTCGGAAGAAAACGTGCTCGGAGCTGCTGAGTTACCTGAAaacacaaagtcacaaaatgttaGAAAAAGGCACATTATCAACATAAaattagccttttaaaattacatttctcTGCAGAACATGGTGTCACGATAATAAATATTTAGAAAATGTTGGGATCAAGAAATGGATAATTACTGGATTCAAATTGCTGTCCATTAAAAGACCAAAATGTATATTCTCGTGGAGTTCCTTACCTCCGCCACCAGGACATTGTGCTGCATCTTCTTCCTCGACTTCATGATTCGGACAATGGCTGCCTCAATCTCATGCTTCCTGTCATCATCCACTTTCTGCCGCGTCTCCTTCCTTTCAGGGTCTGATTCACCTTGTTTAGCAGCAACTGGGAAAGAAGGACACAGGAACAAGATAAGTTGTAATGTAGTAAATCTCTCAAGGTGCTGTTTTATATCAGCAGAAAGAAGGAGTCCCAACATGATACTGGGGGATTCAGTTCCTATTCTGAGCTCAAGGCGTATCTACTGCCGTCCACAAGGTACTGAAACTGCAGTTACTGAATGCTAGTGAGATAACTTATGATGATCAACTTTTATAATCACAGTAGTAATGACCCATTTAGCAGTAGAAAGAAGGCCATAGTATCAGGTTTCAGATTTCCAGAACTCCAGAAATGAAACCTGATTGAAAATACAGTCAACCGTTTTAGATAGAAAATGGCCCACAATTGAGGCGAGACTTCTTTTTGTAGTGACGGGTTAGATGTGGTATACAAGAACTTTGCCCACCTGTCTGTATTTTGACTCTGTGCAGTTTGGAAGTAAACTGATCATTAACTGTAAACACGTGGCCGCTCTCAATCTCCTTAGATTTTGGCTCCTTGGTGAGAACTCTCTGCGTCGGCTTCCCGCAGGCCAAAGACTGCAACGCTCGCACTAACTCCCGCTCAGGAATATCCGTTTCCTGTTGGATCTCCTTTAGACGGGGACAGAATAGGCGATAAGGTTGtacaaaaaagggggggggggcacataTTATTGTAAAATTCTGTCCTCAGAAGGATGCGTGCAAGTCATACAGTAATCAAAATAGCCTTCACGGACAAAAAGATCAAATGGAAGAGTGAGATTAAGATAGCAAGTTAAAAGGTGCTTCACTGTGTCCCCACCTCGAAAGTGCACTTTTCTCTGTTATTGAAGAGCATGAGGATGGTCATCTGGAAGGTGGAGACCTGCAGTATGTGCTTCCGGGTGTTGGAGCCTGTCACCTGAGCCCCTCCCACACCCACCTCTGAACCGTCCTCCTGCAGATGAAGTAGAAGGTAAGGTGAATTGAAACTCTTTAACTTAAAAAATTATACTGAACAGCAACATTGTATCTTGAAATATGTGGTTTCTGATAAACGAGGCAAATGGCATTCTGCGTCTACCTTTTTAATAGCTCCATAGAAAGTTGCGTTTAGGTCTGCCCCGCCCATATGGTGTTGCAGTGTGAGCTGTCTACCACTGTGCTTAGCGAGGTAAAACCTGTAGAAGAAAAGCCAGGACCATGTTCTTTAGAAACCACACAGAGCCACGCTGAGCCTCCCTGTGTATAGTAAAACATTGGAGTGAATTTAAGAGCATTACCTTCTAAAGACTTCAAAGGCGTGTCTGGGAGAAGGGGGGATGGTGCATTTGGGGGTTGCCGACTGTGTAGGCCAGTAACCAGTAGTGAGGACTCTTACTGTGAGGTCCACACCACTTAGAGATGCCTGAAAGAGAtgcataatatacattttattaggGGTGTAAAGATTCACCGTTACAGATCGGTATCCGGCCGTATTATCACAGATATGACTGCAACGATACACAGACCCCTGGATCGGTCTAAATGGACCAAGATCGGGCCAATGGCCCGGGTCTAACATCACGAATCGGTCTACCGAAGCTTTGCGGTCAATCCAACAAAGCTGCTGTGGTGTGCGCAATGCGTTTGGAAGAGACTGCTGTGCGTTTGTGTGACGGAGACAAAAGCCTCATCATTTGTGCGATTAAGGACTTGGTCATTCATGTTCATTCAAGCGCCTTTGTTTGGGTTTGCAGAAGAAACGTGCCGACTGCGAGGTTTCGTTTTTTGGAGTTAGCAGTGAAAGAGGAATACATCGGAGATATTGTAAATTGTACTAGCTGCGGTCTGGGACTCATCcatccatgtgtgtgttcataaacATCTGAGTAAACTGATGTTCAGTACATTAGCATAGCCGCATGCTAACACTCACAAGAGTATTATTGTGCTCATGTGTGTTCTCACTCAAAATGGCTGTGTAATGTGGACCTATGTTTGAGTTACTGTCTCTAAGATTACAGCAGCAAGGAGGCAGTTTCATTTAATATGGAGCTGATATGGATGATTATTTGGCTATAAGTAGCTGGCTAATTAAGTTGAAGTTATACTATTAGCATGTCCTAGCTTTGCTATATTCCCTGGTCtatttacaaaatatatatttgaaggTAGGCAACGCTTTTAtagaattggcttattttaatttataatgggAAAGGAATGCGTTTACTTTAAACGAATATTAACTGTATATCAGATTGAATTGTATATCATCAAATCGCACCGAATCGCTTCAACATTGATTCGATTTGAATCGTTCCATATTAAAATGTATCGTCCCTGAACCGTATCGTAGCCCATGCATCTAGATACGTTTCGGATGGTCTTATAAGAGAGAGATACACACCCCTACTTTTTATATAACATGACATAACAGTTATTACTCTCCATTGCAGAATAATTGGTACACAACATTCACACAACATTCtaatataaaaaggtatatctTTAAAGTACTAATGATTAAAGACCTACTTCCAATCCTGTGCTTCAAATGTTCTTCCTTCAAACAAATGGATCATGAATTGTACTTGTATTGAGTTCATGCTTTTACACGTGCCTTGTTTAGAATAACTAGTGTTTGGTTTCTCTGAAAAGCCGTATGACTGCCTTACCGACGTGGTTTGTATGTGTTGCCTGAACTCATCCATGGTAGTGTTGGAGATGCTCATGTCTCTAAACATCCCTTCCAGTTTCGAGGTGAACTGACAGCCACATTCTGTCTGCAAAGGAGAAAGACGGAATAGTGAGTTGAAACTGCTGACGGGGACTTAGACAGGGCGACGACAGGGCAACCTGAgcagaaaagaagaaataatctaacaattgtatttgtcatagGGATGGCACGAGAACCAATACTTCGGTACCAACttcagggctcgacattaaggcttatccactt encodes:
- the LOC120568965 gene encoding AP-1 complex subunit sigma-3-like isoform X2, whose translation is MMRFLLLFSRQGKLRLQKWFTPISEREKKKIIRDMTTMVLARQPRSCNFLHWKDLKIIYKRYASLFFCLAIENQENELIALEVIHRYVELLDKYFGNVCELDIIFNFEKAYFILDEFLMGGEIQETSKQMVNRSIEASDMLQETMEEYMSKPAF
- the LOC120568964 gene encoding dehydrogenase/reductase SDR family member 12 isoform X2, whose amino-acid sequence is MSLYRNAIWFLNGIHQYTRKGYEAAFKDFEPQDLDVSVVGRSFMITGANSGIGRATAMAIAKKGGTVHMVCRNKDKAEEARVDITSESGNTEVYIHIVDMSETRKVWEFAEAFKKQYPALNVLINNAGCMVHKRELNAEGLEKNFATNTMGVYILTQSLIPLLQKSRDPRITVSSGGMLVQKLRVDDLQSEKGDFDAVMVYAQNKRQQVVLTQQWAKAYPLIHFSAMHPGWADTPAISTSMPQFHQMMGERLRSAEQGADTVVWLALSRAAARTCGGQFFQDRTPVPVHLPLAWTHSSAEEIQSFMTQLETLARAICHNLM
- the LOC120568964 gene encoding dehydrogenase/reductase SDR family member 12 isoform X3, whose product is MSKRKGYEAAFKDFEPQDLDVSVVGRSFMITGANSGIGRATAMAIAKKGGTVHMVCRNKDKAEEARVDITSESGNTEVYIHIVDMSETRKVWEFAEAFKKQYPALNVLINNAGCMVHKRELNAEGLEKNFATNTMGVYILTQSLIPLLQKSRDPRVITVSSGGMLVQKLRVDDLQSEKGDFDAVMVYAQNKRQQVVLTQQWAKAYPLIHFSAMHPGWADTPAISTSMPQFHQMMGERLRSAEQGADTVVWLALSRAAARTCGGQFFQDRTPVPVHLPLAWTHSSAEEIQSFMTQLETLARAICHNLM
- the LOC120568965 gene encoding AP-1 complex subunit sigma-2-like isoform X1, translated to MMRFLLLFSRQGKLRLQKWFTPISEREKKKIIRDMTTMVLARQPRSCNFLHWKDLKIIYKRYASLFFCLAIENQENELIALEVIHRYVELLDKYFGNVCELDIIFNFEKAYFILDEFLMGGEIQETSKQMVNRSIEASDMLQEDDSSEWFEVELFG
- the LOC120568964 gene encoding dehydrogenase/reductase SDR family member 12 isoform X1; this translates as MSLYRNAIWFLNGIHQYTRKGYEAAFKDFEPQDLDVSVVGRSFMITGANSGIGRATAMAIAKKGGTVHMVCRNKDKAEEARVDITSESGNTEVYIHIVDMSETRKVWEFAEAFKKQYPALNVLINNAGCMVHKRELNAEGLEKNFATNTMGVYILTQSLIPLLQKSRDPRVITVSSGGMLVQKLRVDDLQSEKGDFDAVMVYAQNKRQQVVLTQQWAKAYPLIHFSAMHPGWADTPAISTSMPQFHQMMGERLRSAEQGADTVVWLALSRAAARTCGGQFFQDRTPVPVHLPLAWTHSSAEEIQSFMTQLETLARAICHNLM